Proteins from one Rhizoctonia solani chromosome 5, complete sequence genomic window:
- a CDS encoding CHAT domain protein: MCDENPLDKNRPLGEPIHHNGDVPIGARLYNIAKLHRANFKHTQEIECLDFAISNLLKATSTITEGDTDHYLYQSDLGKWFQIRFEHLGNILDSQSAIYHLNKALDLSSTTPLNHADTLHHLGVSYQTRFERLGTLDNSLQATNYFLQAVKLTPDKDAENPSRLSSLGVSYQARFERLDDPADLDLSIRIQLEAVEKTSNTNPDKTRMLSNLSVVYISRFQRQGQIIDIDQGIQSLTQALQQTSPHNEQLQGYLTNLGLSHFLRFDRLGEMDDIDKALEYQKRALDLTPESNPDKPSRWSHLGVFCQFRFDRFGQIEDIHNAIEYQTHSVMGIQDNHIHKPKALNNLGNSYQCRFERLGQIGDINMAIKYLQQAILFSPKDDVLRAWWLNNLNRPYYSRFTHLQDVDDLNQAIDLQNEALLLTPIGYAYRPRQLEMLGTLYQERFHLLAHPKDLGAAVDSFKAAATSIGHAVTRLQACRSWAKLCMQHDLSPLKAYTRALELIPQIVWLGTTVSRRYDSLLAEVQDIAMEAAAAAIQHQQYNLALEWLEEGRSVVWNQMLQLRTPFDHLSRHDPNLANQFQKVAEGLEKASGLSQDPERELIAGVSMEQSSQEHRRLAEEWDRLLNDIRSIPSLRSFLKPKNFGELLSSTMTGVVVVINVHRNHCDALALLPGSRDVMHIPLSSLSYNTLINTRDRLVRNTRIGGRGSRRPILNEDRSSDPLESILNMLWIDVVRPVLDSLGYLVSRGSMIALPHVTWCPTGPLTVLPLHAAGYYDRPLASACDFVISSYSPAISALLPLDRPPSKFQGLLAVGEAAAKTNSPLPGTVAEIEKLEQQAHEVAFTRLDEQQATCAAVLDRIEHCSWIHLACHASQNVADPTASALQLHDGPLRLATIAGRSLKHAEFAFLSACETAAGVEALPDEAVHLAAGMMMAGYRSVVATMWSINDQDAPIVAEKLYARLLEGGNPQSHKAAMALHEAVASLRNTVGDDEFERWVPYIHVRYALDYSTWP, encoded by the exons ATGTGTGATGAAAACCCTCTTGATAAAAATAGG CCTTTGGGCGAGCCGATCCACCACAATGGTGATGTACCAATCGGTGCTCGGCTCTATAATATTGCCAAACTCCACCGAGCTAACTTCAAACACACTCAAGAGATTGAGTGCCTGGACTTCGCTATCAGCAACTTGCTCAAAGCTACATCGACAATAACTGAAGGGGACACGGATCATTATTTGTACCAAAGTGATCTAGGGAAATGGTTTCAGATTCGATTTGAACATTTAGGGAATATTCTCGATAGCCAAAGTGCGATCTATCACCTGAATAAGGCTCTAGATCTATCTTCTACAACTCCGTTAAACCATGCCGATACTCTACATCATTTAGGAGTTTCGTACCAAACCCGCTTTGAACGACTGGGTACACTTGATAATTCGCTCCAAGCTACCAACTACTTTCTCCAGGCTGTAAAGCTTACCCCGGACAAAGATGCTGAGAACCCAAGCCGTCTTAGCAGCCTTGGAGTCTCTTACCAGGCTCGGTTTGAACGTCTAGATGATCCCGCCGATCTTGATCTTTCGATTAGGATCCAATTAGAGGCTGTAGAGAAGACTTCGAACACAAATCCAGACAAAACCCGGATGCTAAGTAATCTCTCCGTAGTCTACATTAGCCGTTTTCAGCGTCAAGGCCAGATAATAGACATTGATCAAGGAATTCAGTCTCTCACACAAGCACTGCAACAAACCTCTCCACACAACGAACAACTACAAGGCTACTTGACTAATTTGGGACTCTCCCACTTTCTCCGATTTGACCGACTGGGCGAGATGGATGACATTGATAAGGCCTTGGAATATCAAAAGCGAGCATTGGATTTAACCCCCGAGAGTAACCCTGACAAACCAAGTCGGTGGAGCCACTTAGGCGTATTCTGTCAATTTCGCTTTGATCGATTTGGTCAAATCGAAGACATCCACAACGCGATAGAATATCAAACACATTCCGTAATGGGTATTCAAGACAATCATATTCATAAGCCAAAGGCGTTGAATAATCTGGGTAACTCCTATCAGTGCCGCTTTGAAAGGTTGGGCCAGATTGGAGATATTAACATGGCTATCAAATACTTGCAGCAAGCAATATTATTTTCACCCAAAGATGATGTCCTTCGGGCATGGTGGTTGAATAACCTCAATCGGCCGTACTATTCTCGCTTTACCCATCTCCAAGACGTCGATGATTTGAACCAAGCTATCGATCTTCAAAATGAGGCATTATTGTTAACTCCTATTGGTTACGCCTATCGGCCAAGGCAATTAGAGATGCTCGGAACGCTTTACCAAGAACGATTCCACTTATTAGCCCATCCAAAGGATCTTGGGGCCGCTGTTGACTCTTTCAAAGCTGCCGCCACATCGATCGGCCATGCCGTAACAAGACTACAGGCTTGCCGCAGCTGGGCAAAACTGTGTATGCAGCATGACCTATCCCCGCTAAAGGCCTATACTCGGGCGTTGGAATTGATACCACAGATAGTATGGCTGGGCACTACTGTCAGTAGGCGCTACGATTCCTTGCTCGCAGAGGTGCAAGATATTGCCATGGAGGCAGCCGCAGCAGCAATACAACATCAACAGTACAATTTAGCGCTAGAGTGGCTTGAGGAGGGGCGGTCCGTTGTCTGGAACCAAATGTTGCAGTTACGGACGCCTTTTGATCATTTATCACGCCATGATCCCAATTTGGCTAACCAGTTCCAGAAAGTAGCAGAAGGGCTTGAGAAAGCAAGCGGGTTGTCCCAGGACCCGGAGCGCGAACTAATTGCCGGAGTCTCTATGGAACAATCATCTCAAGAACATCGAAGGCTGGCAGAAGAATGGGATAGGTTACTCAATGATATTCGATCCATTCCGTCACTACGTAGTTTCCTCAAACCAAAGAATTTCGGAGAGCTACTATCATCGACTATGACCGGGGTTGTGGTCGTAATCAATGTACATCGAAATCACTGCGACGCGTTAGCCTTGCTCCCAGGAAGTAGGGACGTTATGCATATTCCATTATCCTCGTTGTCATACAATACACTGATCAACACTCGTGATCGCCTGGTGCGAAATACTCGGATTGGAGGTCGAGGCTCGAGACGCCCTATCCTCAACGAAGACAGATCTTCAGATCCGCTCGAAAGCATCCTTAACATGCTCTGGATTGATGTAGTACGGCCCGTTCTTGATTCCCTAGGGTACTTA GTTTCTCGAGGTTCAATGATCGCCCTGCCACATGTTACATGGTGCCCGACTGGCCCGCTTACAGTGTTACCTCTTCACGCGGCTGGCTATTATGATCGGCCTCTGGCAAGTGCATGCGACTTCGTGATTTCGTCGTATAGCCCGGCTATAAGCGCCTTGCTTCCTTTGGATCGCCCCCCATCAAAATTTCAGGGCTTATTGGCTGTAGGCGAAGCGGCCGCAAAGACAAACTCACCATTACCTGGGACTGTGGCTGAAATTGAGAAACTCGAACAGCAAGCACATGAAGTCGCGTTCACTCGGCTTGATGAGCAACAAGCAACTTGCGCCGCGGTGCTCGATAGAATAGAACACTGTAGCTGGATTCATCTTGCTTGCCACGCCTCGCAGAACGTTGCTGATCCAACAGCAAGCGCGCTTCAACTTCACGATGGACCATTACGTTTGGCGACTATTGCTGGCAGGTCACTCAAGCATGCCGAATTTGCATTCTTGTCAGCGTGTGAAACGGCCGCGGGAGTTGAAGCATTACCGGACGAAGCTGTGCACTTAGCAGCAGGAATGATGATGGCGGGGTACCGGTCTGTAGTTGCGACTATGTGGTCAATCAACGATCAAGACGCTCCTATTGTGGCAGAAAAACTATATGCGCGGCTTCTTGAAGGAGGTAATCCACAGAGCCACAAAGCGGCTATGGCATTGCATGAAGCAGTAGCAAGTCTCCGCAATACTGTGGGAGATGATGAATTTGAAAGATGGGTACCTTACATCCATGTGAGATATGCTCTGGACTACTCCACTTGGCCTTGA
- a CDS encoding Retrovirus-related Pol polyprotein from transposon produces MPRHSTPRSSVLPRDSIPTDSPSNPFGPTRYSLEQSSPEELVIPQPILPYESPIKPPASMPALEDPQAGPSSSRRISPHSHKSSSRHSPRLSPLEYEALQEASKLAKPSSSLRKPSPFGHKTSPATFQRMIPVFGLPDIEMLEPSSRKTSEAHISKHRETQAALLDPNDRSFTNDPAIQKYLPYSPSTSLYPLNEEFLGEFNYQPDCTQMTSWCRKNPQANSFRKVYRQLGRVFYHVEIPPAHENCYPSPSCEQWASHYFKLLDTVVTFRPTCCITTKLVPAQEINHWPEYGKLHIDLNKLIKRTVQNIYDMEELLPIPEWPEHDCLFTSHSFEVAAVTYRDQMERFIQKLYEILGRQLQTGPPSPVISAGHLSEVEPGQEHLRDRTLQLKQDMTLLVPKSSRASSVTPQEAAQENLLRSLIKPTSQVTIASPLLPEPQVSPPAVTLDTSSSTPPGQPPSSLHSSKASLTVTMQPRYLGPDNGTLLIPSEPLPPPPSAIATSSSRSIPLGIIPEESPHVTLQVPPTLERTERLRREAIRSLGPRPPTPRPTVVPSTSSEETLPSSPRGNASVPIAQPSAIPPFNIQALEDYINNLSDGSIDGLSSPESSTGRDQVAPELIAPSTPADSITSVSSAATHTIQIPVAQSTPRIRSQVEEDNVRNIPYNPPLSNATRRVSLAGPSIPLRDPPPHADFINCRSSLGANQQSSGRPAIPAESFTRVSTIPEERSSRLAESAHRKPTFSPESRRTPLSIHTNLPYLQEQPAPATREEANMSRRGNFLAPLLAPVPQLQVPPAPPIDRTSELFNDPPPRDQLRDRLVPLAEGGGGNDPPYDSDDGDFDNSGRRRDNLPRRNRGGPPNNPEDPGNEPYAQANAARARPFNPAPVHFDTKLKPDIIPEWDGDTKKLLRWMTSINNIAEYSSYTRIQLGQQIPLRFTGRALRWFNALDKDYRQIITEDWPALRQAITIHFMNRTFLNRSKNEAMQIRFRDKDHSEETPEDYVIRKMEALTIVSDWTDSELIFEIMNGAPKSWTTHIDTSRIVTWEDFLDKIAWHEEDLLGKDSSHNSDIQRQLHQMQSTLKRLEGNRHSRPSARSHLAGSKPVGWHQNNPPPKYPKDDSTVPKGKTPKDKKARPCRHCGSMIHWDRDCKHAKKNSRFVQSHMAQADDDEWEAQEAYEDLCDEAYLDETEYDTEGEESVSEEEQDFHKPLQSLAVSTSSAKPSSGSQEEQHGLEGTTVSQGTNSADQGSKESDSSVFSGYVQPKLPTRKSLNKKLKMASSHTAIAKNGEEITLKQLMSRPPGTAFFGSKATIIKGWLQTSNGPKKRITFDSGSEITLIDESILKTLDPSPRVRIGQKLKLIQVTGNIRNRDGTRIGFGNTGRSIPVEESDSSPRIDQQGNTFMVEVAQGFIKNSEKIKISEKAYKKQLQHRKLPPNTVKVKVYETVTIPAHTIKLIKVKTTWKEGQASGFMDRSFNSHQQEEHLFAITDCLIDRNNPKIQVSNLSEHPLRLQGGEILGYMHDPNKYLAKEKDITKEEKDSIIKYATLVQAMVQRKAEEKPTAQEEELMKSPEGEPKTVITHIWKGYYHIYPLSKIYIVAWSGDMPAKAWVMTKTAEVPDPEPVPSDRFLQEVNFSEHLTANQRAKLEKVLRKHELAFGLDGRLGTHNTQLEIRLRPGTKEISLTPYHASPAKREVIDKQIEEWLKLGVIEPSKSAWGFPVIVVYCNSKPRLCVDYRHLNEVAVPDEYPLPKQTDILHALEGSQWLTTLDVLAGFTQLTIKEEDREKLAFRCHNGHWQPTKLLFGYRNGPAEFQRVMNRILSRFLWQFALAYIDDIVIYSVEFEDHCNHLEQVLGAIEEAEITLSPKKCHIGYQSLLLLGQKVSRLGLSTHKEKVDAILELEPPKNVPTLQTFLGMMTYFSSYIPFYSWIVAPLFKLLKKGTAWSWEEKEQQAFELAKEALASAPVMAYPIIGKPYRFYTNACDYGLGGILQQVQSIKIKDLKGTKAYKYLRGEYDKGNPVPRMTIPASKQRDNVAGGINGISKTLKKQLYKILKEAERNYSPTERKALALKEALVKFQVYLEGDEFVAITDHAALTWSKTYNNVNRRLMTWGLVFSAYPGMQIVHRAGRVHDNADPISRLRRRTPYHTSPLADQLTPLKLNMEEDSLRNLYKEINECFEEKLLRVASAFTQSYKIRNSQKPIKKWIPTLAEAIPYQTTTSYSVEISINSEEITRFIEAYKKDSHFKQVMEEFQLHHNPLNSPFHQYQIGDNGLIYFIDSQEKYWLCVPKDLQVDILKENHDNLNQGAHAGYAKTYH; encoded by the exons atgcctagacatagtacccctagaagctctgtgcttcctagagACAGCATACCTACAGATAGTCCCAGCAACCCTTTTGGACCTACTAGGTACTCTCTTGAACAATCTTCTCCTGAGGAGCTAGTGATCCCCCAACCCATCCTACCCTATGAATCACCCATCAAGCCACCTGCTTCTATGCCAGCCTTGGAAGACCCTCAAGCAGGACCtagtagctcaagaaggatatcacctcactctcataagtcatcatccagacaTTCTCCAAGATTGTCTCCTTTGGAATATGAAGCTCTTCAGGAAGCAAGCAAGCTAGCtaagccaagttcttctTTAAGGAAGCCTTCACCTTTTGGTCATAAGACTAGCCCAGCTACCTTCCAGAGAATGATCCCTGTATTTGGACTTCCAGATATAGAGATGCTGGAACCTTCCTCTA GAAAAACCTCTGAGGCCCACATATCCAAGCATAGGGAAACTCAAGCTGCCTTACTGGACCCTAATGATAGGtcttttactaatgaccCAGCTATCCAGAAGTACCTACCCTATTCTCCTTCCACTAGTTTATACCCTTTAAATGAAGAATTTCTGggagaattcaactatcagcctGACTGTACCCAAATGACCTCTTGGTGCAGGAAGAACCCTCAAGCTAATAGTTTCAGGAAAGTTTATAGGCAGCTAGGAAgagtattctatcatgtggagATACCTCCAGCACATGAGAATTGCTACCCCTCACCTTCTTGTGAGCAATgggcttctcactacttcaaactactagatactgtagtaacctttagacctacatgttgcatcactaccaagttagttcctgctcaagaaatcaaccatTGGCCTGAATATGGTAAGTTACACATAGACCTGAATAAACTAATCAAGAGAACTGTTCAGAACATCTATGACATGGAAGAGCTATTGCCTATTCCAGAATGGCCAGAACATGACTGTCTGTTCACCTCTCATTCCTTTGAGGTAGCTGCagtcacttatagggatCAGATGGAGCGTTTCATTCAGAAGCTGTATGAGATTCTTGGTAGACAACTTCAGACTGGaccaccttccccagtcatctctgcaggacatctcagtgaggtagaacctggacaagaacaCCTTAGAGATAGGACTCTACAACTTAAGCAAGATATGACTCTGTTGGTGCCCAAAAgttctagagcctcttctgtcactccacaggaggcggctcaagaaaacttactaagGAGTCTTATCAAACCCACAAGCCAAGTTACTATTGCTAGTCCTTTACTTCCAGAACCTCAGGTCTCTCCTCCAGCTGTAACCTTAGACACCTCCAGCAGTACTcctccaggacaacctcctagtagtcttcattcatccaaagcctctctcactgttactatgcaaccTAGGTACTTAGGACCTGATAATGGAACTTTACTCATTCCCTCAGAACCTTTACCACCACCTCCTAGTGCTATTGCTACTTCCTCCTCTAGATCTATACCCTTAGGAATAATACCAGAGGAGTCACCCCATGTAACATTACAAGTTCCACCTACCTTAGAAAGGACTGAGAGACTTAGGAGAGAAGCTATTAGATCTCTAGGACCTAGACCACCTACTCCTAGACCCACTGTAGTCCCTTCCACTAGTTCAGAAGAAACCTTACCATCATCACCTAGAGGTAATGCTAGTGTTCCTATTGCACAACCTTCAGCtatacctcctttcaatatacaagcccttgaagactacatcaacaatctttcaGATGGAAGTATAGATGGCTTGAGTTCTCCTGAATCATCAACtggaagagaccaagtagccccaGAACTAATAGCCCCATCTACACCTGCTGATTCTATTACTTCTGTCTCAAGTGCTGCTACACACACCATACAAATTCCAGTGGCACAATCTACTCCCAGGATTAGGAGCCAAGTAGaagaggataatgttaggaATATACCTTATAATCCACCTTTAAGCAATGCTACTagaagagttagccttgcaggcccaagtattcctcttagagatccacctccacatgctGACTTTATCAATtgcagatcttccttgggagcaaatcaacaatcctcaggaagaccagctataccagCTGAGTCCTTTACCAGAGTATCTACAATCCCAGAAGAGCGCTCCTCTAGACTAGCTGAAAGTGCACACAGGAAACCTACCTTctctcctgaatcaagaagaactcctctaagtatccataccaatttaccttacttacaggagcagccagcaccagctactagagaagaagccaatatgagtaggagaggaaacttcttagcccctctactagcacctgtcccacaacttcaagtacctccagcaccacccaTTGACAGGACTAG TGAGCTGTTTAATGATCCACCTCCTAGGGATCAACTTAGAGATAGACTAGTTCCCttagctgaaggaggaggaggaaatgaccCACCATATGATAGTGATGATGGAGATTTTGATAACTCTGGTAGAAGAAGGGACAACCTACCTAGAAGGAATAGAGGAGGACCTCCTAACAACCCAGAAGACccaggaaatgaaccatatgctcaagcaaatgcagctagagctagacctttcAACCCAGCTCCTGTACATTTTGATACTAAGCTGAAACCTGACATAATCCCAGAATgggatggagatactaagaAGCTGTTgcgctggatgacatccatcaataacatagctgagtatagtagctacactagaattcagcttggacagcagattcctctcaggttcacaggaagagctcttagatggttcaatgcattggataaggactataggcaaattataactgaagactggccagcacttaggcaagctatcactatccacttcatgaatagaaccttcctgaacagaagcaagaatgaagccatGCAAATCAGGTTCAGGGATAAAGATCACTCAGAAGAAACTCCAgaagactatgtcatcaggaagATGGAGGCTCTTACTATTGTCAGTGACTGGACTGACTCTGAATTAAtctttgaaatcatgaatggtgctcctaagtcctggaccacgcatatagacacctcaagaatagtcacttgggaagacttccttgacaagattgcatggcatgaggaggaccttttgggaaaagattcttcTCATAACTCTGACATACAGCGTCAGCTACATCAGATGCAATCTACTCTCAAGAGACTAGAAGGAAACAGGCACTCTAGGCCAAGTGCACGCTCACACTTAGCAGGATCTAAACCAgtaggatggcatcaaaataatcctccaccaaaataCCCTAAGGATGACTCCACAGTACCTAAAGGTAAAACtcctaaagacaagaaagctagaccttgtagacactgtggaagtatgATTCACTGGGATAGAGACTGTAAGCATGCTAAGAAAAATTCCAGATTTGTGCAAtcacatatggcacaagcagatgatgatgaatgggaagctcaggaagcttatgaagatctctgtgatgaagcctaccttgatgagacagaatatgacactgaaggagaagagtctgtttctgaggaagagcaggattttcataagccccttcagtcattagctgtctctacctccagcgctaagcccagctctggatcccaggaggaacagcatggtctggaggggaccactgtcagccagggtactaactctgctgaccagggcagtaaggagtctgattcatctgtattttctggatatgtacaacccaagctccccactaggaagagccttaataagaaactgaaaatggctagtagtcatacagctattgccaagaatggagaagaaatcactctcaagcaattaatgtcaagaccaccaggaactgctttctttggatccaaagccACTATCATCAAAGGATGGCTTCAGACAAGTAATGGACCTAAGAAGCGCAtcacctttgactcaggatcagagatcactctcattgatgagtcaatacttaaaactctagacccatcacctagagtgcgcattggacaaaaactcaagttaattcaagttactgggaata TTAGGAATAGAGATGGAACAAGGATAGGTTTTGGGAATACAGGACGTTCTATTCCtgtggaagaatcagattccagcccaagaattgaCCAGCAAGGTAATACCTTTATGGTTGAGGTTGcgcaaggattcatcaagaattctgagaaaatcaagatctctgagaaagcctacaagaagcaACTCCAACATAGAAAATTACctcccaatactgtcaaaGTAAAGGTCTATGAGACAGTTACTATCCCAgcgcataccatcaagctcatcaaagtcaagacaacatggaaggaaggtcaagcctctgGTTTTATGGACAGATCTTTCAACTCCCATcaacaagaagaacatctgtttgcaataacagactgtctgatagataggaacaatcccaagattcaggtttctaacctgtcagaacatcctttaagattgcaaggaggagaaattcttggatatatgcatgatcccaacaaataccttgcaaaggaaaaggacattactaaggaagaaaaagacagcattATCAAGTATGCTACCTTAGTACAAGCCATGGTGCAGAGGAAAGCTGAAGAAAAGCCTACTGcacaagaagaggaattaatgAAGTCACCTGAAGGAGAACCCAAgactgtcataacccatatctggaaaggttattaccatatatatccactgtcaaagatatatata gtggcttggtcaggagacatgccagcaaaggcatgggtcatgacaaagACTGCTGAAGTACCAGACCCAGAACCTGTCCCTTCAGATAGATTCCTTCAAGAAGTCAATTTCTCAGAACATCTCACTGCTAATCAAAGAGCTAAACTAGAAAAAGTCTTGCGCAAGCATGAGTTAGCCTTTGGATTAGATGGTAGACTTGGTACTCATAACACTCAACTGGAAATTAGACTAAggccaggaactaaagaaatatctctaaccccttaccatgcttctccagctaaaagagaagtcattgacaagcagattgaggaatggcttaaacttggagtcattgagccatccaagagtgcttggggatttCCTGTCATAGTAGTCTATTGTAACAGTAAACCCAGACTATGTGTGGATTACAGACACCTCAATGAAGTAGCTGTACCAGATGAGTATCCTTTACCAAAACAAACTGACATCTTGCATGCTTTAGAAGGATCTCAATGGCTTACTACCTTAGATGTGCTAGCTGGATTCACTCAGCTGACCATTAAGGAAgaagacagagagaaacttgctttcagatgtcacaacggccattggcaacctaccaaactactctttggatataggaatggaccagcagagttccagcgtgtcatgaataggatactttcaagatttctatggcaatttgccctagcatatattgatgacatagtgatctatagtgttgagtttgaagaccattgcaatcacttagagcaagtcttaggagctattgaagaagctgaaatcaccctatctccaaagaaatgccacattggataccaatcactaCTATTGCTAGGACAGAAGGTATCAAGATTAGGTCTATCAACCCATAAGGAAAAAGTTGATGCTATCTTAGAGTTGGAACCTCCTAAAAATGTTCCTACTTTACAGACTTTCTtagggatgatgacttatttctCTAGTTATATTCCCTTCTACTCATGGATTGTAGCACCTTTGTTTAAGCTtctcaagaaaggaacagcttggtcttgggaggaaaaggagCAACAAGCATTTGAACTTGCTAAAGAGGCCCTTGCATCTGCTCCAGTAATGGCTTATcctattattggaaaaccCTACAGATTTTACACAAATGCATGTGactatggccttggaggaatattacagcaagtccaatccatcaagataAAGGACTTAAAAGGGACaaaggcatacaagtacttaaggggggaatatgacaaaggaaacccagttcccagaatgacaattcctgcttccaaGCAGAGAGACAACGTGGCTGGGGGGATAAATGGGATaagcaagactttgaagaaacaactgtacaa gattctaaaagaagcagaaagaaacTACTCCCCAACAGAGCGCAAAGCTTTAGCCCTCAAGGAAGCACTTGTGaaatttcaggtatacttggaaggagatgaatttgttgctatcacagatcacgccgctctcacttggagcaagacttacaataatgtcaacagaagactcatgacatggggcctagtattctcagcctacccaggaatgcagattgtgcaccgcgcaggaagagtacatgacaatgcagatcctatctcaagacttaggaggagaACCCCATATCATACCAGCCCTCTGGCAGATCAATTGactccactcaagctcaatatggaggaagactcattaagaaacctctataaggagataaatgaatgttttgaagagaaactccttagagttgcaagcgcattcacccagagttacaaaattagaaatagccagaagcccatcaagaagtggataCCCACACTGGCAGAAGCTATCCCCTATCAAACAACTACATCATActctgtggaaatatcaataaactcagaagaaatcacaaggttcatagaagcatacaagaaggactcccATTTTAAGCAAGTAATGGAAGAGTTCCAATTGCaccacaatccactcaattcacccttccatcaataccagataggagataatggattgatctactttatagattcccaggaaaagtattggctatgtgtacctaaggatctacaagtagatattttgaaggaaaatcatgataacctcaatcaaggagcacatgcTGGTTATGCTAAGACATATCATTGA
- a CDS encoding Retrovirus-related Pol polyprotein from transposon, with protein sequence MARSIQKGFLQPLPIPQQPFEVVSMDFIMDLPPSNNYNTILVIVDKLTKYGHFIPCTTQIDELQTAQLFHDHIWCHYGLPWQVITDRDARWTGAFWSHLVSMLGIWQALTTAHHPQSDGKTEILNQTTEVAIRVFTNPAKDNWSKLLPGFAHSYNTGVHTSTQQTPAFLLCGFQPLTSANLLALTSENIPRPAQESQTAEEFKESMELAQSLAKDAPKVAQNYQQKYYNSDKTHITFEPGDLVLINPHSLNLLKHQSGKGNKLNMCCEGPFEVMESISPVAYRIRLPASYCIHPIINIAHLESYKASPPEFGSQPTQNIPREDFQQMPEYEVEKIVEERTIKKGSKRIRQCKIHWLGYSSEHDRWRTEKELRNAPEVIKEWKQTSGSTIHLNHKKKKEF encoded by the exons atggctagaagcattcagaa aggatTCCTTCAGCCTTTACCTATTCCACAGCAACCCTTTGAAGTAGTATCAATggacttcatcatggatcttccaccTAGTAACAATTACAACACTATCctagttattgtggacaaactaactaagtatggacatttcatcccatgtactactcagatagatgaattacaaacagcgcaactgttccatgatcacatatggtgtcactatggtttaccttggcaagtaatcactGATAGAGATGCTAGATGGACAGGAGCCTTTTGGAGTCACTTAGTTAGTATGTTAGGAATTTGGCAAGCACTCACTACAgcacatcatcctcagagtgatGGAAAAACAGAGATACTTAATCAAACCACAGAAGTAGCAATTAGGGTATTCACTAACCCAGCTAAGGACAATTGGAGTAAGCTTCTACCAGGATTTGCGCATTCATACAACACAggtgtgcatacatccacacaacAAACACCAGCCTTTCTACTCTGCGGATTTCAGCCTCTAACATCAGCCAACTTACTGGCTCTCACCTCTGAGAACATTCCAAgaccagcccaagaaagtcaaacagctgaggaattcaaggaatccaTGGAATTAGCACAATCACTAGCTAAGGACGCCCCCAAAGTAGCTCAGAATTACCAACAAAAGTACtataattctgacaagacACACATTACCTTTGAGCCAGGAGATTTAGTCTTAATCAATCCCCATTCCTTAAACTTACTCAAACATCAGTCAGGAAAAGGGAATAAGCTAAATATGTGTTGtgaaggaccatttgaagtcatggaaagcatatcaccagtagcatataggataagattacctgctagctattgcatacacccaatcattaacatagcacacttggaatcttataaggcatcacccccagagtttgGAAGCCAACCCACTCAGAATATACCTAGAGAGGATTTCCAACAGATGcctgaatatgaggtggaaaaGATAGTAGAAGAAAGAACAATAAAGAAAGGCAGCAAGAGGATCAGGCAGTGCAAAATCCATTGGCTTGGGTACAGCTCAGAACATGATAGATGGAGGACAGAAAAAGAACTAAGGAATGCTCCAGAAGTAATCAAGGAATGGAAGcaaacctctggctccactaTCCATCTCAatcacaagaagaagaaggagttctaa